Part of the Esox lucius isolate fEsoLuc1 chromosome 25, fEsoLuc1.pri, whole genome shotgun sequence genome, tttgatagtaaaggcatgaaagtatgaggaaataccattgacacaaaatctcataatgctttcaaaaaaaaatcttgatgctgaatggcagaaatgttttccgaaaacatttttttgcctgtcaaacagatgatttttataaatagtgatccagaagtctgtttttatgtgtttttattgtagccagaggggttgctattaccaggatacatcataataagttgtatctgttacagaaatgaatctaggacccaaaatgtcccagtagtgaaatccggccgaaagccccataggctaccaagggttaaatggtggcaggtgtgtaatgacttctatttaacatgagtttgaatgtgattggttcattctgaacacatcccacatccccagttataagggggtgtgcacacttatgcaactaggttattgaagttttttattttttatttctccccctcgaagatttcagtttgtttttcaatttaattgttcacaatatgtcacattaaaagtgcaaaaggttctgacatggttaatctttatctcattcttttacatcacaaaaatatgGCATTTTAAGGgctttgtagactttttatatccactgtaacttgaatattaCAGATGGAGTCTTTGGCCGTCAATACTtcacagaaagaaacaaactaCAGACCAGCAACAAGAAcctgactgaagagagagaccagctacagactagTTACAACATcctgacaaaagagagagaccagctacagactagATACAAAACcctgactgaagagagagaccagctacagagtaGTCACAAAAAACTGTCTGAAGTGGCAGGCCAACTACAGGCTAGTTACAAAACGAggactgaagagagagacaaactacagagagacagagacatattCCAAAGGTTATTGGGTAAGTGAATTGAACtggttttcattttaacaaaatCTCATCAAAATGGCATTCATATTGACTCGcaaaactgaaactgaaaactgAATAAACATATTATATGTGTaatttaattagtgaaatatcCAAATGGATGGAAAGTGTTTGGTAACAACATCTATTACGTCTCCACTGAGGAAAATAACTGGGAATATGCCAACGAGGACTGTCTGAAGAGAGGGGCACAGCTAGTCATCATAAACAACCAAGAGGAACAGGTGAGAGGGAGGTTCATAAGAGATTTATGGATTGATATGgtttttttgttgctattgTCAACATCATAATCTTTCTCTGATAGAAATTCCTCATTACATTAAACAAACGTTCTTGGATCGGTCTGACTGACCGTGAGACTGAGGGGACCTGGAAATGGGTGGACGGCACACCTCTGACTACAGCGTAAGAGATTACACTCTGCAAAACTACATTTAAGTATCTGttttaaatgtcaggaattTGAGGTTGTTTTGCAAGCCAATGACTGACAGTCAACTAGCATTAATTCAATGACTGACAGTCAACAGTAACAGCTAGCATAACAACTGTTAAATGTCTAGTCACTGTGCTAAGGCTCTGTCACTATTTAATCAGTGCTAAATGGCAACCTCTTTCACATTAAATGCAGTTAATGAAAGATGGTATCCACTTGATTGTGCAACCTTGTCTCAGGGGACTACGCTGACTATTTTACGTAAGTCTTTGACAGCCAAATTCGTTAGCTATATTATGTTAGGTAAAGTAATTttagagtaataatccagaaaagaAAATTCTAGGCTATGTTTCAAACCAGGGACCTTCCGCTCCACAGGTGGGTGCCTCACCCCATGCTCCAGACAGGAACTTGCTTTGAGAGGAGGCTAATTCATTTAGTGCAAATTCGCAGCATTCGTAAAATATGATACGTTTGTTGGATGTTCATTTCATATTATGTTTTAATAGAATTCGTAACATATTATACATTGTATTGACATTCGTAAGATATGTAATGTTTTAGCCAATTCATAATGTACAATTTGTTTGGTGGCTCATTCTAATGTAATCTAACATAACGTAACACATCATACGATATcggggtgccatggatttacatAGTCTACGTAGTCCCGCGTCCACGTTCGATTGTGAGGTAGATAAACTTCTCTGCTGTCTCTTTAACCTTCAAAAATATCAGCAATTTGGATTCATGAACTTGTTCTCTACCAGTTTCTGactctctggttctctgtgCTTTTCTCATTATAGGTACTGGGGAGGAAAAGAGCCTAATAGTGGTGGCGGTATATACAAAGATGAGGACTGTGCAGAGATtaataatatttggtatagtGATCCTGTAAAGAACTGGAATGACGATTTATGTACCACACAACTTAACTGGATTTGTGAAAACGTCATTAAttaacaatactttgttatcTACTATACAATCAGAATGTATTAAGACAgtacacaaataataaacaatatgccatttagcaaaaatgtgtaTCTAAGTTGACTTACAGCCATGGAGAGATGGGGTTGATTTTAATGTTCAGTATTGATCTGAATTTATAAATTAAATGCATTGCAAAATTGTAGGATGCATTGAATAGAGAAATCAGGCTTGACTGGTTGACTGTTCTGctataaatgttatttgcagAAGTTATTATTGTGATTCTGCTTGTCTCACATCCAACAAGTTTTAGGTGCATGTTGTCCTGTGTGTAGAGAAATATCCATTGCAGTTAGATAACTTAAAACAATTCTGTCACAGTTCCATGTTTCTGACAACCATATTGAAGAGGAACCTGTAATTTTTAGCCCCCATGAGGcttcttatttattcatgtttgtttcccaGAGTGCCCATTTTAAGCATAAAGTAGATGATTGAATTGACAATATATTGTAGCACACAAATCTCTATTCTTACTTTCATCATATTGTATAGCATCAATGTTGAGCTCCATCAGTCTTCTAACAGAGTTCATTATATGGCCACATAGGAATCCCTTTATTATCACTTGTTTGTGACAGAAGAGTAAAACAGTAATTCCAAAGGAAACTGGTGGTCATCTTGGTTTAAAGGGAAAATGTATCTACTTATTAAGAAGAAATTAGAATCTCAATGTAATGAATACGACCTGACAGATGATTACAATTCCAATCGTGAAAAGGCAATGTTTATTTAACCTGCAAGGGTCACAGGCAAAGGCagcacagaaaaaaacaagcagACTAGGTTCATTAGCGGGTGGTCAGTAATGCCAGGTTCAGTAACAGGTGGTCAGTCAGGCTAGGTTCAGTAAAGGGTTGTAAATCATCCTAGGTTCAGTATCGGGTGATCAATCAGGTTAGGTTCATTAACGGGTGGCGAAGTTCCTGGAATTGGAAGGAAAAGGGAAATCCTCAGGACAGTCAGGCTGGTCAGAACAGAGGTCTGTAGTGAAGGTACAGATGGGAGTTGAGCAGAACGGGGAAGACAAACAACAGTAAGGAACAAAAGCTATAGAAACAGTACAGAAATAGCGAGTCAAAAGGTTATCAAGATCACAGGGTTGGTAAAGTCTACTACGAATAATACCTCATAAAGAGGAAGTGGCAGATATGGACTATCTATAGGGAGTGtagatgaggaacaggtgtctAGAAATCTGGTGATTGTGATCTGGGTTGAGATATGTTCAGATGTAAGAGGCTGTGCTGTTCATGCCATCGGTCAGGTCAGCATGGGGCTGCCAGTAGGTGGCGCTGCAGTCAGATGAGCCGTGACGGTCAAGGTGATGTCTGTTCCTGACGGGGGGCGCAGTAAAATGCTTGGTGATCATGGACACAGTGAACTAGTAATACCACTCTGCTGCTTTCCCCTCACAGCAACACTCACAGCAACACAGTTTCCTATTCTTATCTCAGTATGGTTACACTTGGGCTCCGAGTTAATTTATGATATTTTGCTGTAAAATGCTGGAAActctttttctgtttccaaatCTGCACTACTGGCtcattaattaattagcataAAGGTCTctcatgcaaaataaatgtttcaaatattgcaCTATTTAATGGCTTGTTGTACAGCCGTTGTTCGCTGTCAACTCGACCGTTCTCTCCTCTTTGGCAGTACATAGCTCTGACATGCTAACTCTGATACCAGTAAGTACAACTCTGATACTACCCTGAAACCACCCATTTTGGAGACTCTGCAGACCTGAAAAGACCTGAGTACCATATGTTGTAAATCTTGTTTCAATTTGTTCTTTTACTCCCCACTTGAATCTGAaaatctgaatacattttccgtctcctgccattttaaactttggaggacatgaggtcttggcccacacctgaggagtagcaggcttgaaagacctgttttctgtccctgtccaaagtcttcctggttgtgttgcagatcaagacaatacctgacgttttcagctgccactgtccTGATAAATATAATTGATTGAACACATTCTAATTAACACATTCAATTAATTTAGATTTCAGGTTACTTGGCGGTTTCCTAatcttttatttaaatacattgtcaaaaatgaatgtgaaaacacaaacaccataGCACAGTGCGCATGCACGCACATGTGCATGTCTAACTTAGCAATCTAATTGGAGAAGTTTTATAGCCCTAAACATTCAATTTTTCATAATTCTAACGCTAAACTTAAAAATGTATCTAATATTGCCCTGGCCTGTACCATAATGTGAAAAATCTAACcgtaacccttaccctaacttCAACATCAATAACCAAACATCTATGCCTAACACtaacacctaaacctaacccctgatATCTATATCTAAAACATACACCAATTGGATTGTtggccctaaacctaaccactaagATAGAAATAGCCTCCTTCCTTGTGGGAATAGTTTAAAACACCTAACAATATTTTGAAGTACAAGCCTGGTACAGCTTGCTTtcaaaaatataatctctcactgtctccctctctttgttttCCCTCTATCCCCCTATCTTTGTCTATCCTCTATTCACCTCTCTTTGTTTATCCTCTATCCATCTATCTTTGTCTATCCTCTATCCACCTCTCTTTATTTATCCTCTATCCACCTCTCTATGTTAATCCTTTATCCACCTCTCTTTGTTTATCCTCTATCCACCTCTCATTGTCTATCCTCTATCCACCTCTCTATGGCTTTTCCtccagtccatcattacttggAATCcacattcagatgttcattatTGTGTTCAATTTCATAGACCCTTTTCTCTTGCTCAGAAAAAGCTAAAATGGATGTACTCACAGGGCAGGAGACCCTTCTTTGCTTGAATAGTTTTTTGACACTGTGATGCTGAGCTTATGTGATGCTTTAGTTGAACAAGGTTATTAACACCAGCAAGGCTACTGCTGACGCTGGAAAAATGTAACACTGAAAAGCTCACAAACCTCATGTTCATCTTACCATGAGCAAAAATGGATAATTGATATTTTACACCTTGCATTTCCTTGCCAACATTATTTTAGATTAGAAGACTAATAGTCAGGCTTCTCTCTTCTTCCCATTCAAAATCTTATCAAAATCTATCTGTAATCCCAATCCATAACCCTtacataacctaaccctaacagttaaccttaacctcaataaccttgTCATTAGGCCAAACCCCAAACCTGTCCATAAGCTTAGGCTGTCCAACTGTAACTTTATCCTCTAGAAATCTTGTTTTCCCTTGTGGTAAAAAGATACAAAAATGAATGGGGACTGAATTAATACCCATTCTTAAGGTGTTTTTATACAAATAGAATCAAAAAAGATATGGGGCAATGCCAGGAATATAGGCACTGCCAAAACTGCACCTAAATAACACCCATAACAGGGAAAGCAATAACACACAAGAACCAGGGCAGAAGAGAACAGATACACACTTAGTAATGATGGGAAATGAGGATCAGGTGTGTGTAGATGGCGACAGGACAGTCCATGGTGCTGTGCTTAGTGCTGTGTCTAGGCACTCTGCAATGTGTCGTACCTACAAACAGCTCGTAGCCCTAGTATTTGGGCAAAATACCACACACCCTCCTGCCTTATTGTTTAAGTACAAACTGATCAGAAAACAACAAACCAGTCTGGTGGCCCTATATCATGTAAATCATGACaggtattgtactgtattgtttATGGATCAAACTGCACAGTTTCTGCTTGAAAAATAAAGGAAGGAATGTGAGTGAGTATTCCTATtctattgttttcattatttggcCACAGTTTTTGCCTTTGTTTGGTTTCACTGGCTTAACTATCAGGGGTGCATGGGGGTGGTGGCACCTGGGCCTGTGGTGGCTGGGGGGCCT contains:
- the LOC105006841 gene encoding C-type lectin domain family 4 member M-like isoform X2 — encoded protein: MVADGVFGRQYFTERNKLQTSNKNLTEERDQLQTSYNILTKERDQLQTRYKTLTEERDQLQSSHKKLSEVAGQLQASYKTRTEERDKLQRDRDIFQRLLVKYPNGWKVFGNNIYYVSTEENNWEYANEDCLKRGAQLVIINNQEEQKFLITLNKRSWIGLTDRETEGTWKWVDGTPLTTAYWGGKEPNSGGGIYKDEDCAEINNIWYSDPVKNWNDDLCTTQLNWICENVIN
- the LOC105006841 gene encoding C-type lectin domain family 4 member M-like isoform X1 — its product is MSEGIYEFEGNVNSTNIDCPIYGNVGADKPKPGGVVIQHSDSAYCQWWKRPSGVVAVCLGLLCVLLLAGIIGLSVSYGVFGRQYFTERNKLQTSNKNLTEERDQLQTSYNILTKERDQLQTRYKTLTEERDQLQSSHKKLSEVAGQLQASYKTRTEERDKLQRDRDIFQRLLVKYPNGWKVFGNNIYYVSTEENNWEYANEDCLKRGAQLVIINNQEEQKFLITLNKRSWIGLTDRETEGTWKWVDGTPLTTAYWGGKEPNSGGGIYKDEDCAEINNIWYSDPVKNWNDDLCTTQLNWICENVIN